Proteins encoded by one window of Kribbella italica:
- a CDS encoding Maf family nucleotide pyrophosphatase, whose protein sequence is MAPRPRFVLASQSPARLKTLRNAGVEPEVIVSGVDEDNVTAENPGELARLLACLKARAVVATLDDHATVLGCDSVLEIDGVAYGKPGTPEIARERLRSMRGRSGVLHTGHCLFDTNSKQELRELASTKVYFADLTDDEIDAYVATGEPLVVAGSFTVDGIGGPFVTGIEGDYHNVVGLSLPLLRRMLADVGIPWPSLWQPPHFAYDEAEAAIYDETRGGEARAQAAAEAVHRLLRPTGLVASGDLGPEGEERGGAPGEFGSASSAPSELGSASSAPGEFGSASSAPGEFGSASSAPGEFGSASSAPGEFGSASSAPGEFGSASSAPGEFGSASSLRVLELAVGTGLVGAELVALGNLVHGVDLSTAMLKHARYRLPGHVAAADAGRLPVADRRCDAVVAIWLLHLLDDTEGVIAEAARVLRPGGVFITTTEKSDASRYADGRSPKEARSGDALSHLVARGAEHGLVLDGATTFEGPVRGGPGVPVYPLVRFRRI, encoded by the coding sequence GTGGCTCCGCGGCCGCGGTTCGTTCTCGCCTCGCAGTCGCCGGCGCGGCTGAAGACGCTGCGCAACGCCGGGGTCGAGCCGGAGGTCATCGTCTCGGGCGTCGACGAGGACAACGTCACCGCCGAGAACCCTGGCGAGCTCGCCCGCCTGCTGGCCTGCTTGAAGGCCCGCGCGGTCGTCGCGACGCTGGACGACCACGCGACGGTCCTCGGCTGCGACTCGGTGCTGGAGATCGACGGTGTTGCCTACGGCAAGCCCGGTACGCCGGAGATCGCGCGCGAACGCCTGCGGTCGATGCGCGGGCGGAGCGGCGTACTGCACACCGGGCACTGCCTGTTCGACACCAACAGCAAGCAGGAACTCCGCGAGCTCGCCTCCACCAAGGTGTACTTCGCCGACCTCACCGACGACGAGATCGACGCGTACGTCGCCACCGGCGAGCCCTTGGTCGTCGCCGGCTCCTTCACCGTCGACGGCATCGGTGGCCCGTTCGTCACGGGCATCGAGGGCGACTACCACAACGTCGTAGGCCTCTCCCTCCCACTGCTCCGCCGCATGCTGGCGGACGTGGGCATCCCGTGGCCGTCCCTGTGGCAGCCGCCCCACTTCGCGTACGACGAAGCGGAAGCGGCGATCTACGACGAGACCCGCGGCGGGGAAGCGCGAGCCCAAGCCGCCGCCGAAGCGGTCCACCGGTTGCTCCGACCGACCGGCCTCGTCGCCTCCGGCGACCTCGGCCCGGAGGGGGAGGAAAGGGGCGGCGCCCCCGGGGAGTTCGGCTCCGCCTCCTCCGCGCCGAGCGAGTTGGGCTCCGCCTCCTCCGCGCCGGGCGAGTTCGGCTCCGCCTCCTCCGCGCCGGGCGAGTTCGGCTCCGCCTCCTCCGCGCCGGGCGAGTTCGGCTCCGCCTCCTCCGCGCCGGGCGAGTTCGGCTCCGCCTCCTCCGCGCCGGGCGAGTTCGGCTCCGCCTCCTCCGCGCCGGGCGAGTTCGGCTCCGCCTCCTCGCTGCGCGTACTGGAACTTGCTGTGGGCACTGGGCTGGTCGGGGCCGAGCTTGTTGCTCTGGGCAATCTTGTGCACGGGGTCGACCTGTCGACCGCAATGCTGAAGCATGCGCGGTACCGGTTGCCGGGGCATGTGGCGGCGGCTGATGCCGGGCGGTTGCCGGTGGCGGATCGGCGGTGTGATGCGGTGGTGGCGATCTGGTTGCTGCATCTGCTCGACGACACCGAAGGGGTGATTGCCGAGGCGGCGCGGGTGTTGCGGCCGGGTGGAGTGTTCATCACCACGACGGAGAAGTCCGATGCGAGCCGGTACGCCGATGGGCGGTCGCCGAAGGAGGCTCGCTCGGGGGACGCGCTCTCGCACCTGGTCGCGCGCGGTGCCGAGCACGGGCTGGTGCTCGACGGCGCGACGACCTTCGAGGGACCGGTTCGCGGTGGTCCGGGTGTTCCGGTCTATCCGTTGGTGCGCTTCCGCCGGATCTAG
- the aroQ gene encoding gamma subclass chorismate mutase AroQ has translation MKRLVGCLVAGVVLAGLMGSPASATELGGSGQATLGRAGLGQLTGLVADRIEVGDLVAASKFGTDKPIDDPAREQVVLDQARASAIQLGIDPEETVVFFRDQVEASKVVQRGLFARWTAHPDEAPTTRPDLNEIRATLDRLTTDLLQALRSTTYVRHAGLRCAVDLTTSSILTVAEHRLDHLHTQAFRGAVADVCR, from the coding sequence GTGAAGCGGCTGGTCGGGTGTTTGGTGGCAGGAGTCGTGCTGGCAGGGCTGATGGGCTCACCGGCGTCGGCGACCGAGCTTGGGGGCTCCGGGCAAGCAACTCTCGGACGAGCGGGCCTTGGGCAACTGACCGGACTGGTGGCGGACCGGATCGAGGTCGGGGACCTGGTCGCGGCGTCGAAGTTCGGGACGGACAAGCCGATCGACGACCCGGCGCGCGAGCAGGTCGTGCTCGACCAGGCCCGCGCGTCGGCGATCCAGCTCGGGATCGACCCGGAGGAGACGGTCGTGTTCTTCCGCGACCAGGTCGAGGCGAGCAAGGTCGTGCAGCGTGGGCTGTTCGCGCGCTGGACCGCCCACCCCGACGAGGCGCCGACGACCCGCCCGGACCTCAACGAGATCCGGGCGACCCTCGACCGGCTGACCACCGACCTGCTGCAGGCGCTCCGCAGTACGACGTACGTCCGCCACGCGGGCCTGCGCTGCGCGGTCGACCTCACCACCAGCAGCATCCTTACCGTCGCCGAGCACCGCCTGGATCACCTGCACACACAGGCTTTCCGGGGCGCTGTCGCCGACGTCTGCCGCTAG
- a CDS encoding acyl-CoA carboxylase subunit epsilon, producing the protein MTDNTAAAPVLHVVKGDPTPEELAALVAVVAARAAAPAAADTERASDWATYWRHAKRPLHPGPGQWRASAHP; encoded by the coding sequence ATGACCGACAACACCGCTGCCGCCCCAGTCCTCCACGTGGTGAAGGGCGACCCTACCCCCGAGGAACTGGCCGCCCTCGTCGCCGTGGTCGCCGCCCGCGCCGCCGCGCCGGCCGCCGCCGACACCGAACGAGCCAGCGACTGGGCGACGTACTGGCGCCACGCCAAACGCCCCCTCCACCCCGGCCCGGGCCAGTGGCGGGCGTCCGCCCACCCGTAA